In Mastomys coucha isolate ucsf_1 unplaced genomic scaffold, UCSF_Mcou_1 pScaffold20, whole genome shotgun sequence, one DNA window encodes the following:
- the Bmp10 gene encoding bone morphogenetic protein 10: MGSLVLPLSAVFCLVVHSASGSPIMGLEQSPLEEDMPFFDDIFTEQDGIDFNTLLQSMKDEFLKTLNLSDIPVQDTGRVEPPEYMLELYNKFATDRTSMPSANIIRSFKNEDLFSQPVSFNGLRKYPLLFNVSIPHHEEVVMAELRLYTLVQRDRMMYDGVDRKITIFEVLENADGSEEERSMLVLVSTEIYGTNSEWETFDVTDATRRWQKSGPSTHQLEIHIESRQNQAEDTGRGQLEIDMSAQNKHDPLLVVFSDDQSNDKEQKEELNELIAHEQDLELDSDDFFSGPDEEALLQMRSNMIDDSSARIRRNAKGNYCKKTPLYIDFKEIGWDSWIIAPPGYEAYECRGVCNYPLAEHLTPTKHAIIQALVHLKNSQKASKACCVPTKLDPISILYLDKGVVTYKFKYEGMAVSECGCR; this comes from the exons ATGGGTTCTCTGGTTCTGCCGCTGAGCGCTGTCTTCTGCCTGGTGGTTCACTCGGCTTCTGGCAGCCCCATTATGGGCCTTGAGCAGTCGCCCCTGGAAGAAGATATGCCCTTCTTTGATGATATCTTCACAGAGCAAGATGGTATTGACTTCAACACACTGCTACAGAGCATGAAAGACGAATTTCTCAAGACGTTGAACTTGTCAGACATTCCTGTGCAGGACACAGGCAGAGTGGAACCACCAGAGTACATGCTGGAGCTCTACAACAAATTTGCCACAGACCGGACCTCCATGCCATCTGCTAACATCATTCGGAGCTTCAAGAATGAAG atctGTTTTCTCAGCCAGTCAGTTTTAATGGGCTCCGGAAATATCCTCTCCTCTTCAATGTGTCCATCCCTCACCACGAAGAGGTCGTCATGGCTGAACTGAGGTTGTACACGCTGGTGCAGAGAGATCGTATGATGTATGATGGTGTGGACCGTAAAATTACCATTTTTGAGGTACTAGAGAATGCAGATGGTAGCGAGGAGGAGAGGAGCATGCTTGTCTTAGTATCAACAGAGATCTACGGAACCAACAGTGAGTGGGAGACATTTGATGTCACAGATGCCACCAGACGTTGGCAAAAGTCAGGCCCATCAACCCATCAGCTGGAGATCCACATTGAAAGCAGACAAAACCAAGCTGAGGACACCGGAAGGGGACAACTGGAAATAGATATGAGTGCCCAGAATAAGCATGACCCTTTGCttgttgtgttttctgatgaCCAAAGCAATGACAAGGAGCAGAAAGAAGAACTGAACGAATTGATTGCCCACGAGCAGGATCTGGAACTGGACTCTGATGATTTCTTCAGTGGGCCTGATGAAGAGGCTCTGCTGCAGATGAGGTCGAATATGATCGATGACTCTTCCGCTAGGATCAGGAGGAATGCCAAGGGGAACTACTGTAAGAAGACTCCACTGTACATCGACTTCAAGGAGATTGGCTGGGACTCCTGGATCATCGCTCCTCCTGGGTACGAGGCCTATGAATGCCGCGGTGTGTGTAACTACCCTCTGGCAGAGCACCTCACACCTACAAAACACGCAATTATCCAGGCCTTAGTCCACCTCAAGAATTCCCAGAAAGCTTCCAAAGCTTGCTGTGTGCCCACGAAGCTGGATCCCATCTCCATCCTCTATTTAGATAAAGGTGTTGTCACCTACAAGTTTAAATACGAAGGAATGGCCGTGTCTGAGTGTGGCTGTAGATAG